The Phormidium ambiguum IAM M-71 nucleotide sequence GCTTTGTCTGCTGGGTCTTGTGCCAGAAAAAACTCTCCTAGATACTTGGCTTTTTGAGCCGCACGCTTATTGTGAAAGTTGAGCAGGATGGGATCGAGAAGGTTTGGATCAACACCTGTGGTATCCCAGCAGCCGTCGAAGTCATTAGGATTTTCCTTTTCGGTTACAAAACTGCCATCGATATAAACGACCTGGCAGCCTGCTTTTGACAGTGAATCTAAGGCGGACTTCAGTCCCTTAAGAAGTCGCTGTCGATGTGGTGTTGTTCCAAAGCGAGCGGCGAATTCTTGCCAGGTAGCCCAATGCACTCCTGGAGGTAGGTTTCCGTCAGAGTTAAACGCTGGTATCATTTCACAACTTTATTGTTGTGTTTTAACTATAACACAACAATAAAGTTGTGTGGATAGTTTGTTAAACATTTCTTCTTCCAAACCTGGCTAAAATCTTCTTCAAGTCACAAATTTTGAGCTAACCCGAAATCAAGCTTAAATAGGTACTAAATAGCTGCTCAGTACCTATTTAATAGGTATAGTACCTATATCTTCCGCCAACGAGCATCCGGGCCACGACCCAGACATTCCAGCTGTCCCGCATCTCGCTCTTGCCGCAGAATGCGACGAATCAGGTCAATTCCCACAGTGGGACATCGTTCCTGTAAATCCCTGACAGAGAATTCAACAGGCAAATTGCTAATGGCATCCACCACCATCGCGGTTTTAGCACCCTTGACCGAAGTTACTAACCCAACCCGCTGCTCGAACTCCCGATAGGCAGACAACACCACTACCCCCAGAAAATACTCCCACCAGGGCAACAAACTATGCTGTCCTTGGTGCCAACCCTGCGAGGATTGGTAAAGGGTATCGTAGTAACTTTCCTTGGTGCGTTCGACAATTCGTTCCAAACTGATAAAACGCCCCACCTCGTAACCAGCTTTGTATAACAGCAGCAAGGTGAGAAGGCGAGCCATTCGCCCATTACCATCTAGAAAAGGGTGGATGCACAGAAAATCTAAGACATAAGAAGGAATAAGCAACAACGGCTCGATTTCACCGGACTGCCAGAAGCTATTGAATCGTTCGTGCAAGCGTTCCATTGCCTCCGGTGTGGCATAAGCCGAAACTGGCTTAAACCTCACAACCTTTGTGCCGTCGGGATGAGTTTCGCTGATTTGATTGTCCACTGACTTCCAGCGTCCCCCTTCTCCAACAGAAAACTGGTAGAGGTCGCGGTGCAGCTGTAGTACCACCCCAGGTGTGAAGGGGATGTGGGCATAGCTGGTGTGAATCGTGTTTAGCACATCGCGGTAGCCAGCGATTTCTTGTTCGGAGCGATCTCGCGGTATAGTTTTTTCAGCAACCAGTTCCTTGATGCGTTCCAAAGGTGCGGTGATACCTTCAATGCGGTTGG carries:
- a CDS encoding Fic family protein, producing MQSFETGFIEEQLITQGLLQTIRLIGEYKGKQELFKEQAPQALETLRQVAIIQSTESSNRIEGITAPLERIKELVAEKTIPRDRSEQEIAGYRDVLNTIHTSYAHIPFTPGVVLQLHRDLYQFSVGEGGRWKSVDNQISETHPDGTKVVRFKPVSAYATPEAMERLHERFNSFWQSGEIEPLLLIPSYVLDFLCIHPFLDGNGRMARLLTLLLLYKAGYEVGRFISLERIVERTKESYYDTLYQSSQGWHQGQHSLLPWWEYFLGVVVLSAYREFEQRVGLVTSVKGAKTAMVVDAISNLPVEFSVRDLQERCPTVGIDLIRRILRQERDAGQLECLGRGPDARWRKI
- a CDS encoding DUF6932 family protein, producing the protein MIPAFNSDGNLPPGVHWATWQEFAARFGTTPHRQRLLKGLKSALDSLSKAGCQVVYIDGSFVTEKENPNDFDGCWDTTGVDPNLLDPILLNFHNKRAAQKAKYLGEFFLAQDPADKAGKTFLEFFQTDRNGNPKGIVAIDLRGSQP